GAGGGTGCGCCATTTCAAGAGAAACTGGCTCAATTAGTAGAGGCAATATTTCTTGTTGCACGAGAGTATAATGAAATTCAAGCGCTGATTTATGCAGGGTTAGCGTCCACCGAACATTTAAAAGTGTGGGAAACTGTCTATGCCCCGTTTTATCAATGGATCAGCGCACTCCTAATAGAAGCCGAACAAGCAAAAGTGGTACGAGATACGATAAATATCGAGCGAACTTCCAAGCTATTAATTGGGCTAGTGGAATCTGCGGCTGAACAAGTGTATTTGTATGACGTGACCGATGAAACAGAAGTGAATCGTCAAAAAGAAGAAGTGTTGTTATTTTTGCTTCATGC
This window of the Sporosarcina ureilytica genome carries:
- a CDS encoding TetR family transcriptional regulator, with amino-acid sequence MMSKKENIVHAAIQMFQEKGIDKTTVSDIVKNAGIAQGTFYLYFPSKLALMPAIAEVMVEKTMDIVKDTVQEGAPFQEKLAQLVEAIFLVAREYNEIQALIYAGLASTEHLKVWETVYAPFYQWISALLIEAEQAKVVRDTINIERTSKLLIGLVESAAEQVYLYDVTDETEVNRQKEEVLLFLLHALGVKQ